In Azospirillum thermophilum, the sequence GCCTGACAGCGGCCGGAACAGACAGATCATGGACATCCTGACGCCCGAGACCCTGGGCACCCTGTTCGCCGTCGGCCTGCTGGCCGGCTTCATCGATTCCATCGCCGGCGGCGGCGGGCTGCTCAGCATCCCCGCCCTGCTGGCCGCCGGGCTTCCGCCGGCCGAGACGCTGGCGACCAACAAGCTGCAGGCCAGCTTCGGCTCCTTCTCCGCCACGCTGAAATTCGTGCGCCAGGGGGAGGTTCGGCCGGGCAGCATGCTGCCGATGATCGTCTGCACCTTCATCGGTGCGGCGGCCGGCGCCATCATCGTCCAGATCCTCGATTCGAGCTTCCTGCGCGACGTCATCCCGCTTCTGCTGATCGGCATCGCCATCTACCTGCTGGTCTCGCCCAAGGCCGGCGACCTCGACGCGCGCCAGCGCATCGGGGAGAACGCCTTCGCGCTGGCCATCGGCACCGGCATCGGCTTCTACGACGGCTTCTTCGGTCCGGGCACCGGCACCTTCTTCGCCATCGCCTTCGTCAGCCTGCTCGGCTACAACCTGCGCAAGGCGACCGCCCATACCAAGGTGCTGAACTTCACCAGCAACATCGCCTCCCTCCTCTTCTTCCTGGCGGGCGGGCACGTGCTGTGGACGGTGGGGCTGCTGATGGGGTGGGACAGTATCTCGGCGCCCAGGCCGGCGCCCACATGGTCATCCGCAACGGCGCCCGCATCGTGCGTCCGATGCTGGTCGTCGCCTCGCTCGCCATCACCGCCAAGCTGGTATGGAGCGACGAGCACAACATCCTGCGGGAAGCCTTCTTCGCAGCGATCCACTGGATCGGTTGAGCCGGTCCCCGACGGCCGAAACCGCCACGATAATCTGACAGAAATCACGCAACCCTGAGACGGGATGCCCATTTCGTGGGCACCCGCCGGCCGGGACGAGGCTGCCCGTGTCTTCAATGACACACGGGTTGTCCGCCCTGATGACAATCTGCGGTTCCGCCTTTACGTAAGCGTCATATCGTGTATCATAGCGTCAACAACAATTTGGGGAAGAAACTATGCCGCCGATGACGCTGAAGACACGCCTGCTGACCGCCGCGACCGCGCTTGCCATGGCCGCCCCGGTTCCTGCCCTCGCCGCCGGTTTTGCCCTCAAGGAACAGAGCGTTTCCGGGCAGGGCACGTCCTATGCCGGCGTGACGGCGGGGGCGAACGGCGACGCCAGCGCCATGTTCTTCAATCCGGCGACCATGGGGCTGGTGAAGGGCACGCAGGTCGTCCAGACCGCTTCCGGCCTGATCCTGTCCTCGAAGGTCGAGAGCGCCCGCGCCACCCGTGCGGCGCGGCTGGGCGGCACGCCGATCGCCGGCAACGCCTCGCCCGGCGACATCGGCCAGGACGCCGTGGTGCCCGCCGGCTACATCGTCTATTCGGTCAGCGATGACCTGAAGCTCGGCCTGTCGGCCAACGGCCCGTGGGGCCTCGTCACCGACTATGGCGCCAACTGGATCGGCCGCTACCACGGCATCCGGTCGGACCTGCGCACCTACAACTTCATGCCGTCGGTCTCCTACCGGCTGCACCCGATGCTGACGCTGGGCGGCGGCATCCAGATCCAGTACGCCAAGGCCAAGCTGTCGCAGGCGACCGACTTCGCGATCCGCGCCGGCCGCACGCCCGGCTCGCTGGACGTGCTGAGCGACGTCAAGGGCGACGACTGGGGCTATGGCTTCACGGTCGGCGCCCTGGTCGAGCCGATGCCCGGGACCCGGATGGGCGTCTCCTACCGTTCCTCCGTCAAGCATGAGCTGAGCGGCGACATCAGCTTCACCGGCCTGCCGGCCCCGCTGGCCGGCCTGCTGCCGAACCAGGGCGCCAATGCCAAGCTGGTGACGCCGGAGATCGTCAACATCGGCCTCTACCACGAGCTGACCGACAAGTGGGCGGTGATGGCCGATGCCCAGTGGACCAACTGGTCGCGCTTCCGCGAGCTGCGCGTCGTCCCGAACAACGCCTCGCTCACCTCGGTGACGGAGGAGCACTGGAAGGACACCTGGTTCCTGGCGCTCGGCACCTCCTACAAGGTCACCGACGACCTGACGCTGCGGGCCGGCGCCGCCTTCGACAAGGCGGCGGTCGACGTGTCGCACCGCACCCCCCGCATCCCGGAGCAGAACCGCTACTGGCTGTCGGTCGGTGCGGGCTACAAGGTCACCGACTCGCTGCAGGTGGATGTGGCCTACTCGCACATCTTCGTGCCCAGCACCACGGTCGACCTGCGCGACAACCTGACCGGCGCGGATGCCGGCCGCGGCAACCTGTTCGTCGACTACAAGAGCTCGATCGACATCATCGGCGTCCAGGCCCGCATGTCCTTCTAAGGACAGCACCCCGCCCGTCCTTTCTCGGCGCTGCCGGCCCGCCCCGGCAGCGCCTTTCTTTTGTCCCGGTCAGGCGAGCTCCAGCCAGCGCCGGGTCACGGTGCGGGCGAAATCCTCCGCCGCCGGCAGATGGTCCGCCATCGCCTGCTCCAGCCGGTCGAGCGCCACCGGCGGCGGCGCGTGGCCGTGGTCGGGCTTGGTCGCCCAGCCGCGCAGGATCTCCGCCGTCGCCTCGGGGTGGAACTGGAAGCCGAAGGTGGCGCGGCCGAGTCGGAAGGCCTGCCGGCCGCACAGCGGGCTTTCGGCCAGATGGACGGCGCCGTCCGGGTAGTCGAAGGTGTCGAAATGCCACTGGGCGACCTGCACCTCCGGCCCCAGCCCGGCCAGCAGGGGATCCTCCGCCGCTCCGCCGGTCAGCGTCACCGGATGCACGCCCAGTTCCGGAGCCGTATGGCGGTAGACCCGCGCGCCATAGGCCCGCGCGGCGAGCTGGGCACCAAGGCAGATGCCCATCACCGGCCGCTCCGCCGCGGTGAAGCTGCGGATCCGCTCCATCACCGCGCCGAAATGCGGCCCGTGGCCGTCGTCCCAGGCGTCCTGCGGCCCGCCCAGCACCACCAGCCCGGCGAAATCGCCCATCTCCGGGATCGGTTCGCCCTCGTCGGCCGCGACGGTCACGAGGCCGGCGCCGGCGCGCTCCAGCTCCTCCCCCACCAGCCCGGCCGGGGCGGTATGGCTGTTCTGGATCACCAGGATACGCATGGATTCCCCCCGCCGCTGCCCCGTGAAGACCGTCGTCATGATGACCGCCCTCATATAGGGAGGCCATGCCTGCGGCGATCAAGCCTGGGCAGGGCCGCGCAAGGCGGCTATGCGCAGCTCCGCTTTCTTGGGTTAGGATGCCGCTTGTTCCCGGGCCGCCCGCGGCAACAGACAGAGGATCACCGCAATCATGCTCGCCCCGCTTCGCACGCTCGCCGGTTCGGCCGCCCTGGCGGCCGCCCTCCTCCTTCCGGGCGTTGCCTTGGCGCAGAACGGCAACCTGACCTTCCTGCACATCAACGACGTGTACGAGATCGCCCCGATCAAGGGCCAGGGCGGCTTCGGTCCGCTGATGACCCTGCTGCGGCAGGAGCGCCAGCGCAACCCGCAGGCCATCACCACGGTGGGCGGCGACTTCCTGTCGCCCTCGATCCTGTCCGGCACGATCCAGGGCGAGCAGATGGTGGCCCTGTTCAACGCCATCGGGGTCGATGCGGTGACCTTCGGCAATCACGAGTTCGACTTCGGCGTCGACGTGCTGAAGAAGCGGATCGCCGAATCCAAGTTCCCGTGGATCGGCACCAACGTGCAGGAGCAGGACGGCAGCGCCTTCGCCGGCTCGGTCCCGACCTGGACCAGGACGGTGGGCGAGCTGAAGGTCGGCGTGATGGGCATCATCACCCCGGACAGCGCCCGGCTGTCGAGCGGCGGGGCCAGCCTGCGCTTCGCCGAGGTGCAGAAGGCGGCGGCGGCGGCCGTCGCCTCCCTGAAGGCGGAGGGCGCCAACGTCATCGTCGCCCTGACCCACCTGCCGATCGAGGAGGACCGCGAGCTGGCCTTCAAGGTCAAGGGCATCGACCTGATCCTGGGCGGCCACGACCATGACCCGATCAGCTTCTACGAGGGCAGCACCCTGATCCTGAAGGCCGGCCACGACGCCCAGTATCTCGGCGTGATCGACCTGGAGGTGCGGACCAAGACCAGCGACAAGGGGCCGCAGACCACCGTCCTGCCCACCGAGTGGCGCTTCGTCGGCACCGCCGGGGTGAAGCCCGACGCGGAGGTCGAGAAGATCGTCGCCGGCTATACCGGACAGCTCGACGCCAGCCTCGCCGCCGTCATCGGGACCACCACCACCGACCTCGACAGCCGCAAGGACGTGGTCCGCACCCGCGAGGCCACCATGGGCAACCTGATCGGCGACGCCCT encodes:
- a CDS encoding OmpP1/FadL family transporter — encoded protein: MTLKTRLLTAATALAMAAPVPALAAGFALKEQSVSGQGTSYAGVTAGANGDASAMFFNPATMGLVKGTQVVQTASGLILSSKVESARATRAARLGGTPIAGNASPGDIGQDAVVPAGYIVYSVSDDLKLGLSANGPWGLVTDYGANWIGRYHGIRSDLRTYNFMPSVSYRLHPMLTLGGGIQIQYAKAKLSQATDFAIRAGRTPGSLDVLSDVKGDDWGYGFTVGALVEPMPGTRMGVSYRSSVKHELSGDISFTGLPAPLAGLLPNQGANAKLVTPEIVNIGLYHELTDKWAVMADAQWTNWSRFRELRVVPNNASLTSVTEEHWKDTWFLALGTSYKVTDDLTLRAGAAFDKAAVDVSHRTPRIPEQNRYWLSVGAGYKVTDSLQVDVAYSHIFVPSTTVDLRDNLTGADAGRGNLFVDYKSSIDIIGVQARMSF
- a CDS encoding bifunctional metallophosphatase/5'-nucleotidase, which produces MLAPLRTLAGSAALAAALLLPGVALAQNGNLTFLHINDVYEIAPIKGQGGFGPLMTLLRQERQRNPQAITTVGGDFLSPSILSGTIQGEQMVALFNAIGVDAVTFGNHEFDFGVDVLKKRIAESKFPWIGTNVQEQDGSAFAGSVPTWTRTVGELKVGVMGIITPDSARLSSGGASLRFAEVQKAAAAAVASLKAEGANVIVALTHLPIEEDRELAFKVKGIDLILGGHDHDPISFYEGSTLILKAGHDAQYLGVIDLEVRTKTSDKGPQTTVLPTEWRFVGTAGVKPDAEVEKIVAGYTGQLDASLAAVIGTTTTDLDSRKDVVRTREATMGNLIGDALRETLKADVAVTNGGGIRADALRPAGTQLTRKDIFAELPFGNVGVLVEMKGSDLLASLEHGVSKVEEKAGRFPQVSGLTMVYDPKLPAGSRVIEVKVGGKPLDPAATYRVATNDYMLNGGDGYAAFPRSKVIVDASGAVLLATIVMDYVEAKKTVSPAVEGRIVAK
- a CDS encoding type 1 glutamine amidotransferase; protein product: MTTVFTGQRRGESMRILVIQNSHTAPAGLVGEELERAGAGLVTVAADEGEPIPEMGDFAGLVVLGGPQDAWDDGHGPHFGAVMERIRSFTAAERPVMGICLGAQLAARAYGARVYRHTAPELGVHPVTLTGGAAEDPLLAGLGPEVQVAQWHFDTFDYPDGAVHLAESPLCGRQAFRLGRATFGFQFHPEATAEILRGWATKPDHGHAPPPVALDRLEQAMADHLPAAEDFARTVTRRWLELA
- a CDS encoding TSUP family transporter, translating into MDILTPETLGTLFAVGLLAGFIDSIAGGGGLLSIPALLAAGLPPAETLATNKLQASFGSFSATLKFVRQGEVRPGSMLPMIVCTFIGAAAGAIIVQILDSSFLRDVIPLLLIGIAIYLLVSPKAGDLDARQRIGENAFALAIGTGIGFYDGFFGPGTGTFFAIAFVSLLGYNLRKATAHTKVLNFTSNIASLLFFLAGGHVLWTVGLLMGWDSISAPRPAPTWSSATAPASCVRCWSSPRSPSPPSWYGATSTTSCGKPSSQRSTGSVEPVPDGRNRHDNLTEITQP